GGCGGACCTGTGCCCGGAGACCGGCCGGCGGCGGCTGTCCTACGAACGCGCCGAATACCTGTGCAAGCGCGCCACCGGGGCCACGCTGCGGCGGTTCAGCCCCGGGAGCGCTGCACGTCGTCGGTGACCGTGATCCCGGCCGCGAACTCGGCGATCGTGGCGGTGTCCCAGCGCAGGTTGTTCCACAGCTGGACGTTCAGATAGGCGCCGTCGCCGAGCGGCACGAACAGCGTGCGGACCCCGTCCTCGCTGGTCCACAACGCGGCCGGCCGGCCGGCGACGGTGACCTGCTCGCCGGGCACCCCGGCGCCCGGCGCCTCGTCCTGGAGCGAAACGGTGATCTTGTTGGCGAACGAGTCCGGGTTCCGGTCGGGGAGGCCGATCGGCGCGATCAGCAGCGTGGTGGCGACGGAACTCTGGATCTCCCAGCCCTCCGGCACCATGTCGATCGTGAAACCCTCGGGCTGGTCACCGGCGAACGCGACCAGGCGCACGCCGGAGGCACCGCCGGTGTCCACCGCGCTCGCGGTGCCGCCGGGAGTCGCCGGCGCGGCGGACGGCGCGGCCTCGATGCGGTCGCCGCCGCGCTCGGCCGGTGGGCCCGCGGTCACCACCGCGACGCCGAGCGCACCCACCGCCACCAGCGCCAGCGCGCCGCCCAGCAGGCCGTGCACCTGCCGCTTGCGGCGCAGCGCCACCCGGCCGCGCGTCACGTCGGAATCCACCGTGCCCGGAGCCGGCGGGTGCTCCGGCCCGGCGATCCGGTCCAGGTACTGCCGCAGATCACTCATCGCCCTCGTCCTCAGGCTCTCTTCAGATGACCGCACCGGACACCGACCGGTCCAGTGCCTCGCGCAGCCGGTCCAGGCCCCGCGCCGTCTGGCTCTTCACCGTGCCCGTGCTGCAGCCGAGCGCGTCCGCGGTCTCCGCGATGTCCAGCTCGTAGAAGTACCGGAACACCACCGCGGCCCGCATCCGCGGCGGCAACTCGCGCAGCGCGCGGCGCACCTCGCCCGCGGCCTCCGGCTCGTCGGCCGACACCGGCGCCTCCGTCTCCGGCGGCACCGCCGTGCTCCGCTCCGCCCGCCGCCACGGCCGCCGGTGCTCGTCCACCAGGCAGTTGACCAGTGCGCGCCGCAGATATCCGTCCGGGTTGCGGGCCGCCCGGAACGACGGCCACGCCACGTACAGCCGGGTCAGCGTGGTCTGCACCAGATCCTCCGCCGTGTGCGCGTCCCCGCCGGTCAACAGCGTGGCGGTCCGCACCAGCCCCGCGCGCCGCGCCGACACGAAGTCATGAAACTCCTGGTCGCGCGCGTTGCCTCTCCCGACCTTCATGATCCCCTGACGGAATCACACGGCCCGGGGTTGCATCCGCGAGTGTCAGCTGCACGACAGTTCACCGCGCTGACCCGGTCGTCGTGGCGGCCCGGTGGCCGCGACCGGTCACCGCGCCGCCGGCGACGTCCGCGACCGCGAAGGCCCGGTCCGCCCGGTCACCGACGCCCAGCACCAGCCGCCCGCCCGACAACCGGTCGACCGCCGCCGCCTGCGCCACCAGTTCCCACGCCCGCCACCGCGGCACCGGCGTCACCGTCCGGCCCAGCAGCACCCGCCGCGTCCCGCACGGGTGGGCGGCCGTCGGCGCGGGCGGGAGGCTGGAACGAGCGGCCGGGTGGGTCTACCCTCCGGCCATGGATCATGGTGAGCGGGCGGTGCCGGTGGAGTTGCCGGTGCTGCGGTGGGGTGCGCGGGATGCCGCGACGCGGGTGCTGCTGGTGCACGGGCTGACGTCGGCGGCGGTCGTGTGGTGGCAGGTGGCGGACGGGCTGGCGCGGGCCGGCTGCCGGGTGACGGCGGTGGATCTGCGCGGCCACGGGCGTGCGCCGGGTGCGGTCGGCTACCGGCTGGCGGACCACGCGGCGGACCTCGGCGCCGTCGACGACGAGGGTGCGGGCTGGGACGTGGTGGTCGGGCACTCGCTGGGCGGCGCCGCGGTGGTGACGGCCGCGGCCGCCGGTGTGCTGGACGCGCGGGCGTACCTGTTGCTGGATCCGGTGTTGCGGGTCTCCGGGCCGGAGATCGAGCGGTACGTCGTCGCGCTCACGGCCGAGCTGACCGCCACCCCGGCGGAGATCGCCGAGGCGCAACCGCGCTGGCACCCGGAGACGGTGCGGTTGAAGGCGGCGGCCGCGGCCGCGTGCTCGCCGTACGTGGTGGAGCACTGCCTGCGCGACAACGGCCCGTGGGATCTGCTGCCGTCGATCGGGCGGATCGGCGCGCCGGTGACGGTGCTGGGTGCGGACCCGGTGGTCGAGGAGCCGAGCTTCCCGGACGCGCAGGCGGCCGCGCTGCCGGGGCACGCGACCTACCGGGTCGCCCCCGGGTGCGGGCACTCGCCGCACCGGGACGACCCGGATCTGGTGGTGGCCGCGGTTATTTCTTCGTCTCCTGCTGGAGCGTGACGCAGTCGTCGCCGCCACCGGTGCCACCGCCGGCGTCGGGTTCCCAGCGGAGCGCGGCGTCGGCGGCGGCCATCTGGGCGTAGGCCTCGCCGTCCTCGAGGCAGTCGTCGTGGTCGCGGCCGACCTGGGTGCCCTCCGGGTCGACGCGCCAGAGGCCGTCGCGGGTCAGCTCGACCCGTACGTCGAAGCCCTTGCCCTTGGTCTGGCGGAAGTGCGCCTGCAGCGGCACCACCCACAGCCCGGACGGCTTCTGCTCGATCTGGGCCTGGTCGCCGCGGTCGCCGTTCTCGTCCCAGGCGTCGATGTAGACGGCGGAGCCCGGCTTGATCTGCCGGAGCTCGGAGGTGTCGGTACCACTGCAGGCGCCGAGCACCGGCGCCGCGACGGCGAGCGCCAGCAGGGCGGCGAGCGAGCGGTTCATTGGAGCAGCCTTTCGACGTGGAGATCGTGACGCCTGAGACGGTAGAGGATCTTGACAACTTCAGCATTGCCTTAAATAAGCCGGGTCTGAAATAGTCGGCGGATGGATGCTGAGGTGGACGCCGTCCAGGCCGAGCTGGCCACGCTGGACGACCCGGGGGTGCGCGCGGTCAACGAGAGGCACGGCGACGATCACGGCGTGCGGCTGGGCGCGCTGCGCGCGGTCGCGAAGAGATTGAAGACCCGGCAGGACCTGGCGGTACGGCTATGGGACACCGGCGACAGCGCGGCGCGACTCGTGGCGTTGCTGATCTGCCGGCCGAAGGCGTTCGACCGGGACGCGCTGGACCGCATGCTGCGTGACGCCCGCACGCCGAAGGTGCACGACTGGCTCGTCAACTACGTGGTGATGAAGAGCCCGCACGCCGAGGACCTGCGCGTGACCTGGTCCGCCGACCCGGACCCGGTGGTGGCGAGCGCGGGCTGGGCGCTGACCGGTGAGCGCGTCGTGCGGAAGCCGGCCGGCCTGGACCTCGACGGTCTGCTCGACGTCATCGACGCGGAGATGAAGGGCGCACCGGACCGGCTGCAGTGGGCGATGAACCACTGCCTCGCCCAGATCGGCATCCAGCACCCGGCGCGGCGGGCCCGCGCGCTGGAGATCGGCGAGCGCCTCGAGGTGCTCAAGGACTATCCGACGCCGCCGGGCTGCACGTCGCCGTACGCGCCGGCCTGGATCTCCGAGATGGTCCGCCGGCAGGACGCCGGCTGACGAGAGCCCTCCCGGAGCGACCGGCTTCACGGGGCCGGACGGCGTCGCTCCGGGAGGGGCGGGGAATCAGGTCTCGACGGCGAGCCCACGTTCGGCACGCCCGCGCCGAGGCTGAGCCCCGCCCACTGTGCCGCATCCCACAGGCGGAACCGGCCAGCCTCCCGGGACGCGCCGGACGGGGTGCCGCCCGCGGGTCACACCACGATGATCTGTGGGTGCGGGTGGCGCAGGAAGTCGTGGTGCGAGATGTCCCAGCCGTAGGCGCCGGTCCGGGCGAAGACCAGCACGTCGCCGACCCGCAGCCGGTCCACGTGGACGTTCCGGGCCAGCACGTCGCGCGGCGTGCACAGCTCACCCACGGCGTCGACCGGCACGTCCGTCACCGACGGCCGGGTGAACTCCCACTCCCACGCGTCGTCGCGGGGCAGCACGGTGAACGGGTGGCTGTACCCCCACGCCGCCGGCAGCCGGAAGTGGTGGGTACCGCCGCGGAGGACCGCGAACCAGCGGCCGTGCGTCCGTTTCAGGTCGATGACCTCGGCCGCGTACCACCCCGCGTCCGCGGCCAGGAAACGGCCGGGTTCAAAAACCAGATCCACGTTCCCGGGTACGGTGAGCGTGGCGAGCCCGGCGTGGAGCGCTTCCAGGTCGAGCGTGTCGGCACCGGTGTAGGAGACGCCGAGTCCACCGCCGACGTTGACGTAGCGCAGATCCAGCCCGTACCGCGCCGCGGCCGCCACCGACCAGTCCACCGCGCCGGCGACGAACCTGGCGTAGGCGCCGGCGTCCAGCGAGTTCGACACCGCGTGCAGGTGGAAGCCGCGCAGTTCGACCGCGCGCAGCGGCACCGCGAACGCGGCGTCCAGCGTGGCCTCGTCGATCCCGAACGGCGTCGGGGTACCGGTCATCCGGTGACTGCCGTCCGGGCCGGCCACGGCCCGGTTGACCCGCAGCGCCGCGGCCGCCCGCGTCCCGAGCCGGCCGGCGATCGCGTCCAGGCGGCGCAGCTCGAGGACGCTCTCGACGTGGACGAGCGCGCCGGCCCGTACCGCGTCGTGCAGTTCCCGGTCGGTCTTCGCGGGCCCGCCGAAGGCGATCCGCCGCGCGCCGGCCGCGACCGCGAGCGCGAGTTCCCCGCCGGAGGCCACCTCGAGGCCGTCCGTGGCGGCGGCGAGCGCGGCGACCACGTCCGGGTGCCCGTTGGCCTTGACCGCGTAGAGCAGCGTCGCCCCGGCCGGCAGCGCCGCCCGCACCCGCGCCGCGGTCTCGGCCAGCACGGCCCGGGAGTAGACGTAGGCGCTGACCGGGCGCTCGGCGCCGAGCAGCGCGTCAGGGAACGGCATGCGGGCTCCTCACCGGATCGCCGGGGGCCGGCCGGCCGCCCGGGTCGCACCGGACCGGGCCGCCGCACCGGCGCCGGTGCGGCGGCGATGTGTCACGGGAAGACATGCAGCGGGTTCCGGACCGGGTGGTGGACGTCGCCGGAACCGGCCAGCCGCATGCGGACCAGGGCCTTGTGCGGCACCAGCGGCGCGGTCAGCGCGGCGTGGTCGTCGGCAGCGGCCGGCACCGGTCGCGGCCCGCCGCGCAGCCCGTCGTAGACCTCGTCGACGACCGCGCGCACCCGCCGCCACGCCGCCGCCTCGTCCAGGCCGTGCGACCGGGTCAGCTGCACGATGATCTCGCCCAGGTGGGCCTGCAACGCGGTGTAGCCGATCTTGGCCCGCATCGTGTCGTCGTCGTCCGTGGCGGTCACCGAGCCGGGCCACAACGGCAGGTCGACGCCGGATGCGACCAGCCGCGGCCGGTGCAGCCGCAGGCCGGCGAAGTCGCGCAGCACCAGGCGGTGCGGGCGCCCGTGCCGGAACGTCGGCAGGCAGTTCTGCAGGTGCGCCTCGAGCGCGATGCCGTGCCGGGCCGCGAGCCGCAGCGGTGCCGGCAGCAGCAGCCGGGCGTAGTCCTCGACGAAACCGAGCGCGTCGCCCGGGTACGCGTCGGCGAGCCCGGCCAGCACGGTCCGCCCGGTGGCCGGGTCGGTCGCGGCGAGCGCGCTGCCCGGCACCACGGTCTCGCCGTCGGCCAGCCGGTGGTCGATGCCGCGGCGCAGGATCGCGGCCAGGTCGCGCCCGGCCGCGGGGACGGCGGTGCCCGCGGTCTCGGCGAGCAGCAGCAGCCGGTGCCCGTCCGGGTCGTCGTCGACGAGCGTGTGCAGCAGCTTCGACAGCGCCGGCCCGTTCTGCGTGCTGGCCACCGAGATGCTGCGCCGGGTCGAGGTGACCTGGATGTCCAGCGACACCTTCAGGTAGTGCCGGGCGCGGTCCGGGCCGGGCGGCAGCAGCACGGTGCGCAGCGCCGCGGTGGGGGAGACCGGCAGCTCGCCGTCGAGCGGCCGGAGCGCGTCGTCGGCGAGCAGGTCCGCGTACCGGTGGCGGACGACCGCCTCCCACTGCCAGGCGTGCACCGGCTGCACCGCGTACCCGCTGGGCGCCGGTGGGAAGTCCGGGTGTTCCAGCCGCCCGGTGAGCAGCTCCCGGCGGACCGCCACGAACCGCAGCGTGGTGCCGGGCGTCTCCAGGTCGTGGGCGAGCACGTCCGGCACGGTCCAGCCGAGCCGGGTGCGCCCGCACGGGTGCAGGTTGTGCCCGGTGATCGCGAGCCGTTCGTACGCCAGCGCGGTCTCGTCCGCGTCGGCCGGGACCCGGTCGACGCGGGGGCGCGCGTACGCCAGTGCCAGGTTCGCGGTCGCGTCGACGATCTCGGCGGCCAGCCCCCAGGCGGCCGGGTCGCCGCCGAGCAGCGTGACCGGGTCGTCCGGGACCTCGTCCGGGTCCGGCTCGACCCGGTCGAAGCCGTGCCGGGTGCCACGGCCGGCGTACCGGGCGCGCGCGTCGCCGATGTCCTCGCGGATCAGCGCGCCGAGCAGCCGGGTGCCGACCGTGCGGGCGGCCCCGGGTATCGCGTCGCGGAACGCGGGCAGCAGCTCGGGCGCGGCCCGGTCGAGCCCGGCCGCGGTGTGCGCGACCGCGTCCCGGAGCGTGACCGGCGCGAGTTCGCAGAGGTGGTGGCCGCGCTGGGCGGTGGTCATCGCAGTCCTGCCATCGGGTTGTCGAGGTGGGTCCACACGTCGTCGAGCGGGTCGGCGGCCAGCCGCATCGCGGTGGTGGCCTTGAGCGGCAGCGTCGGGCCGAACAGCCCGGCGGTGTCGCCGGTGCCGAGCCGCGCGTAGGTGTCCCGGGCGACCGCCGCGACCGACCCCCAGAGCAGGTCAGGAGCCACGTCGTGGGTACGGGTGAGCACCGCGATCTGCTCGGCGAGCGCGCCGGAGACCGCGGCGGCGAGAAGCTTCGTGCGCAGCGCGTCCGGGTCGTCGGTGCCGAGGTCGCCGTGCAGCTCCGGCACGCCGAGCGTGAACCCGTGCCGGCGCAGCCGGGCCGGGCTGATCCGGACGCCGCCCAGGTCCCGGTAGAGCAGCCGGGTCGGCACCCCGTCGACCAACGCGACCAGCGTGTTCTGCCCGTGCGCCTCGAGGGCGACGCCGCGGTGCAGCATGACCAGCAGCGGCGGCAGCACGGTCCGCGCGAGCGCCGTCAGGAAGGCCACGGGGTCACCGCCGAAGCCGGTGCCGACCGCGTCCCGCTGCAACGCCGGCTGGGCGAGCGCGGCCAGCGGCAGGACGACCTCGCCGGGCGCCTGCCGGGGTGCCTCACGGGCCAGGTAGGCGAGGCTGCGGCTGGGCTCGCCGTCGACGAGCACCGCACCGGCGAACGTCTCGCGCAGGACGGTCAGGCCGGGCAGGTCGGTGGCGAGCGTGTGCAGCAGCACGGACACCACCGGCCCGTTGCGGACCGCGGCCGGGGAGACGGTGCGCACCGCGGACGTCATCTGCACGTCGACCGCGGTCTTCACGTGCTGGCTGCGGCGGCCGACCGGGGCGAGCGTGCGCAGCGACATCAGTGGGCGGGCCGGCCGGGTGCGCCCGGTGGGCCGCAGCTCCGGATGCCGGTCGAGGACGTGGTCGCGCTGCCACGGGTGGACCATCAGGATCGGCGGGCCCTCGCCGTACCAGCGGTCCTCGGGCACCCGGACCTCGGCGAGCTCGACGATCGTGCGGTGCTCCGGCGCGTAGGCCAGCACCTCCTCGGTCGACATCCCGGTGCGGGTCCGGCAGCCGGGGTGGATCGGGTGCCCGTCCACCACGGACTGCTCCGCCGTGGCGAGCCCTTCCGGGTCGGCGGCGAGCTGCTTGAGCGTGGGCGTGGGGAACGCGTTCGCCCGGGCCAGCGCGAGGTTGGCGACGGAGTTGGCGAGTTCGGCGCGGAACCGGTCCGGCCAGCCGGCGATCCGGGCCACCCGCACCGGGTCGCCGACCGGGCCGTCCGGGCTGTCCAGCAGCGGTCCCGGTCCCGCGTCCCCACCCGCGTCCGGTCCCGCCGACCGGCCCGCTGCCGGTCCCGGTGCTGTCTCGGCGAAGGGTGCGGTGGCCGCGGCCGGGCCGGTGAGCGTGCCGCCGCCGGCCAGGGTCACGGTGAGCCGGCCGCCGCGGGTGCTCCGGTTGCCGAGCCCCGGCAGGGGTTCCCGGCCGATCGCGCCCCACAGCCGGCCCAGCACCGCCGCCCGCGCGCCCGGAAGGGCCGCCTCGTAGTCGGCGACCAGGTCCGGCCGCAGCCGCCCGAGATCGTCGCGCGTCCGTTCCGCGTCCGGCGTGTTCGCTGCCGTGGTCATCGCCGTGTACCCCCTCCAGCCGTTCCGCTGGCCATTTTCGACCCGTCCGGGACGTCCCACCCGCGCGGCCCCGCCGATGTCCCCCGTTCCCTCCAAACCTAGCGTCCTAGGACGCGATAGGCGGTGTGCGCCTGGCCACGTCGCCGCGCGGACCGTCGGACGTACTTCGGAGCGGGGCACCATCACGGACGGCGCTCCGCGCCGACAGCATCCAGAGAAGACGGTTTCCGTTGACCAGTTTCCCCGCGACCGCTCGCCTGGTTCGTGACGAGAGCTTCGACCCGCGCGTGCGGCGGGTGCGCCTGCGGAACTGCCTCTACCACTTCGCGCCGTTCGGCTTCCACGCGACGTGGGACCATCTGACAACCGCCCACCGCGTCCCGGAGCGGATCGAGGCCGATCCCGCGTCGCCGGTGCGAGCCCTGGTGCTGCCGAGGGCGGCCGCGTTCGCCGCCCGGCGACGGTTGCAGAAGCGGGTGGGCCGGCGCGTCCCGGCGACGCTGCATCCCTGGGACTCCTGGGGCTGTCACGCCATCGCCTACTGTCCCGACCCGCGGAAGCACCCGGTGGAGCCTCTCCCGGTCGTGGTGGGCCGGGTGCTCGACGCGTGCGCCGCGGGAGTCGAGCCGGCCGGCCGGTGCCTGGCCTGTGGCGACGACGCCCGACGCCCGCAGCGGGCGTGCCGGCTCTGCGGCGTCCTGCCCGGGGGCCGTGGCACCCCCCGCTGAGGGATGCGGCGCGGCGACCTCTGCCGAGTCCCGGCCGGCGCTTCCGCCGGTCACGCCGATTACCTATCTTCCTAGGACGCTCTACACGGTGTGCCCGCCGCCATTCGCTCACGTCAAGAACGAAGAGGACGGCGCAGAGCGCCGACGACATCAAGGGCTTCGGGTTCGGGTCCGGGGATCGAGGTGGGACGCGGGTGACGACGGGCTCGGTGCCGGTGGGGTGAGGGTGGCCGGACGTACCGCCGGTGGGGTGTGGTTCTGGGGTCGTCGTCCGGCTCGGGCCGCGCCGATGCCGGCGGTGACCACCAGTGCCATGCCGGCCAGGGGCAGCAGGCCCGGGGTCTGGGCGAGCAGGAGCGCGCCGGCGAGGAGGGCGATGGCCGGTTCGAGGGACATCAGGATGCCGAACGCGGTGGTGGTGAGGCGGCGGAGCGCGAGGAGTTCGAGGGTGAACGGGATGACGGTGACGATGACGGCGAGGAGTGCGCCGGTCAGTGCCAGTTCGGGGGTGAGGGCGCGGTAGGTGGCGGGTGGGGTGAGCAGGGTGGTGAGCAGCAGGGCCACGGGGAGGGAGACGGCGAGTGGGGTGAGGCCGGTGGCCTGGTCGCCGGCGCGTTGGGTGAGCAGGATGTAGCCGGCCCAGGCGACGGCGGCGGTGAGGGCGAAGGCGACGCCGGTGAGGTCGGTGCCGTGCCAGGGGCGGGTGAGCAGCAGGACGCCGAGTGCGGCGACGGGTGGCCAGAGCCAGCGGCTGCGGCCGTGGCCCTGGAGGACGGCGACGGTGAGCGGGCCGAGGAATTCGATGGCGCTGGCGGTGCCGAGGGGGAGGCGTGCGGCGGCGGCCATGAAGGTGAGCAGGAGCGTGCCGGTGACGATGCCGAGCGCGACGGTGGTGGGGGTGAGGTGGTGGCGTCGGGGTCGGGCGATCGCGAGGAGGATGAGCGCGGACCAGGCGAGGCGGAGCCAGACGACGCCGGTGGTGCCGAGGGTGTCGATGAGGTGGACGGACAGGGCGAGCCCGATCTGGATGCAGATCATGGCGGTGACCGCGTAGCGCATGTGCGGTAGTGAAGTCGTGGTGGACTGTTCGCGTCCACGTGAGGATCTTGAACGGATCGTTCGTAGGATCTGCACGGTGGAGACGCGGCGGTT
This genomic window from Catenuloplanes niger contains:
- a CDS encoding type III PLP-dependent enzyme, with the protein product MPFPDALLGAERPVSAYVYSRAVLAETAARVRAALPAGATLLYAVKANGHPDVVAALAAATDGLEVASGGELALAVAAGARRIAFGGPAKTDRELHDAVRAGALVHVESVLELRRLDAIAGRLGTRAAAALRVNRAVAGPDGSHRMTGTPTPFGIDEATLDAAFAVPLRAVELRGFHLHAVSNSLDAGAYARFVAGAVDWSVAAAARYGLDLRYVNVGGGLGVSYTGADTLDLEALHAGLATLTVPGNVDLVFEPGRFLAADAGWYAAEVIDLKRTHGRWFAVLRGGTHHFRLPAAWGYSHPFTVLPRDDAWEWEFTRPSVTDVPVDAVGELCTPRDVLARNVHVDRLRVGDVLVFARTGAYGWDISHHDFLRHPHPQIIVV
- a CDS encoding IucA/IucC family protein, translating into MTTAQRGHHLCELAPVTLRDAVAHTAAGLDRAAPELLPAFRDAIPGAARTVGTRLLGALIREDIGDARARYAGRGTRHGFDRVEPDPDEVPDDPVTLLGGDPAAWGLAAEIVDATANLALAYARPRVDRVPADADETALAYERLAITGHNLHPCGRTRLGWTVPDVLAHDLETPGTTLRFVAVRRELLTGRLEHPDFPPAPSGYAVQPVHAWQWEAVVRHRYADLLADDALRPLDGELPVSPTAALRTVLLPPGPDRARHYLKVSLDIQVTSTRRSISVASTQNGPALSKLLHTLVDDDPDGHRLLLLAETAGTAVPAAGRDLAAILRRGIDHRLADGETVVPGSALAATDPATGRTVLAGLADAYPGDALGFVEDYARLLLPAPLRLAARHGIALEAHLQNCLPTFRHGRPHRLVLRDFAGLRLHRPRLVASGVDLPLWPGSVTATDDDDTMRAKIGYTALQAHLGEIIVQLTRSHGLDEAAAWRRVRAVVDEVYDGLRGGPRPVPAAADDHAALTAPLVPHKALVRMRLAGSGDVHHPVRNPLHVFP
- a CDS encoding DNA alkylation repair protein — its product is MDAEVDAVQAELATLDDPGVRAVNERHGDDHGVRLGALRAVAKRLKTRQDLAVRLWDTGDSAARLVALLICRPKAFDRDALDRMLRDARTPKVHDWLVNYVVMKSPHAEDLRVTWSADPDPVVASAGWALTGERVVRKPAGLDLDGLLDVIDAEMKGAPDRLQWAMNHCLAQIGIQHPARRARALEIGERLEVLKDYPTPPGCTSPYAPAWISEMVRRQDAG
- a CDS encoding alpha/beta fold hydrolase; the encoded protein is MDHGERAVPVELPVLRWGARDAATRVLLVHGLTSAAVVWWQVADGLARAGCRVTAVDLRGHGRAPGAVGYRLADHAADLGAVDDEGAGWDVVVGHSLGGAAVVTAAAAGVLDARAYLLLDPVLRVSGPEIERYVVALTAELTATPAEIAEAQPRWHPETVRLKAAAAAACSPYVVEHCLRDNGPWDLLPSIGRIGAPVTVLGADPVVEEPSFPDAQAAALPGHATYRVAPGCGHSPHRDDPDLVVAAVISSSPAGA
- a CDS encoding EamA family transporter, whose translation is MRYAVTAMICIQIGLALSVHLIDTLGTTGVVWLRLAWSALILLAIARPRRHHLTPTTVALGIVTGTLLLTFMAAAARLPLGTASAIEFLGPLTVAVLQGHGRSRWLWPPVAALGVLLLTRPWHGTDLTGVAFALTAAVAWAGYILLTQRAGDQATGLTPLAVSLPVALLLTTLLTPPATYRALTPELALTGALLAVIVTVIPFTLELLALRRLTTTAFGILMSLEPAIALLAGALLLAQTPGLLPLAGMALVVTAGIGAARAGRRPQNHTPPAVRPATLTPPAPSPSSPASHLDPRTRTRSP
- a CDS encoding IucA/IucC family protein: MTTAANTPDAERTRDDLGRLRPDLVADYEAALPGARAAVLGRLWGAIGREPLPGLGNRSTRGGRLTVTLAGGGTLTGPAAATAPFAETAPGPAAGRSAGPDAGGDAGPGPLLDSPDGPVGDPVRVARIAGWPDRFRAELANSVANLALARANAFPTPTLKQLAADPEGLATAEQSVVDGHPIHPGCRTRTGMSTEEVLAYAPEHRTIVELAEVRVPEDRWYGEGPPILMVHPWQRDHVLDRHPELRPTGRTRPARPLMSLRTLAPVGRRSQHVKTAVDVQMTSAVRTVSPAAVRNGPVVSVLLHTLATDLPGLTVLRETFAGAVLVDGEPSRSLAYLAREAPRQAPGEVVLPLAALAQPALQRDAVGTGFGGDPVAFLTALARTVLPPLLVMLHRGVALEAHGQNTLVALVDGVPTRLLYRDLGGVRISPARLRRHGFTLGVPELHGDLGTDDPDALRTKLLAAAVSGALAEQIAVLTRTHDVAPDLLWGSVAAVARDTYARLGTGDTAGLFGPTLPLKATTAMRLAADPLDDVWTHLDNPMAGLR
- a CDS encoding SigE family RNA polymerase sigma factor, whose translation is MKVGRGNARDQEFHDFVSARRAGLVRTATLLTGGDAHTAEDLVQTTLTRLYVAWPSFRAARNPDGYLRRALVNCLVDEHRRPWRRAERSTAVPPETEAPVSADEPEAAGEVRRALRELPPRMRAAVVFRYFYELDIAETADALGCSTGTVKSQTARGLDRLREALDRSVSGAVI